From the genome of Paenibacillus sp. JQZ6Y-1, one region includes:
- a CDS encoding response regulator transcription factor codes for MNQPYLLIVDDDPHILELIKITLEKEGFQHILFASDGQQAIRLVQQQAPQLIVLDVMLPDMDGFTLCNRIRSFTDAPVLFLTAKNSDLDKLQGFSFGGDDYITKPFNQLEVAARIKAHLKRSGMVTYKQEAPVTFDYGHFKVEEHSGKLIVNGQQVECPAQEFKLLLYFCHRPNQLISKQKLYREVWGEYYGGDSTVMVHMRRLREKIEDNPSQPVYLKTVRGLGYILDIPQNGTNL; via the coding sequence ATGAATCAACCGTATCTTTTGATTGTGGATGATGATCCGCATATTTTGGAATTAATCAAGATCACGCTGGAAAAAGAAGGCTTTCAGCATATATTGTTTGCTTCTGACGGACAGCAAGCGATCCGTCTGGTGCAGCAGCAAGCGCCGCAGTTAATCGTTCTGGATGTGATGCTACCGGATATGGACGGCTTCACATTGTGCAACCGGATTCGCTCGTTCACCGATGCACCTGTTTTATTTTTGACTGCCAAGAATTCCGATCTCGACAAGCTGCAAGGATTCAGCTTTGGCGGGGATGACTATATTACCAAACCGTTTAATCAACTCGAAGTTGCTGCGCGAATTAAGGCACATTTGAAGCGTTCGGGAATGGTTACATACAAGCAGGAAGCACCTGTCACCTTTGATTATGGTCATTTTAAAGTTGAGGAGCATAGCGGTAAGCTGATCGTGAACGGACAGCAAGTGGAGTGTCCAGCGCAGGAGTTCAAGCTGTTGTTATATTTTTGCCATCGACCGAATCAGCTCATCAGCAAGCAGAAACTATACCGTGAAGTGTGGGGCGAATATTACGGCGGCGATAGCACAGTTATGGTGCATATGAGACGCTTGCGCGAGAAGATTGAAGACAATCCGAGTCAGCCTGTATATCTAAAAACGGTTCGAGGTCTTGGCTACATTCTTGATATTCCTCAGAATGGAACAAACCTATGA